The following proteins come from a genomic window of Gottfriedia acidiceleris:
- the yidD gene encoding membrane protein insertion efficiency factor YidD: MNKILIGIIRFYQKWISPATPPSCRFYPTCSSYGLEAIETHGALKGTYLTTKRILKCHPLHPGGYDPVPDKIDKETKKDTVKET, encoded by the coding sequence ATGAATAAAATTTTAATTGGAATCATTAGATTTTATCAAAAATGGATTTCACCTGCAACGCCACCATCATGTAGATTCTATCCTACTTGCTCTAGTTATGGACTAGAGGCAATAGAAACCCATGGTGCGCTTAAAGGAACTTATTTAACGACTAAAAGAATACTTAAGTGTCACCCACTACATCCAGGTGGATATGATCCTGTACCTGATAAAATAGATAAGGAAACAAAAAAAGATACGGTCAAAGAAACTTGA
- a CDS encoding ABC transporter permease, translated as MDKVNDELKSYHASIVKKNRRKKLLIFFFQLVIIIIFFIAWELLSHRKIIDPLLFSSPTKIYDLLIAKLGDGSVYHDAMTTITETLVGFILGTIIGVILAIILWWYPFASKVLDPFLVVFNAMPKVALGPIIIVIFGPSYSSIIAMGIIISFVITALVIYQAFLQVDENYVKVIKSFGATKTQIFKNVIFPASIPTVISTLKVNVGLAWVGVIVGEFLVSKNGLGYLIVYGFQVFNFTLVLMSVLIISVCAALMYIIVEYIERKTIKK; from the coding sequence GTGGATAAAGTAAATGACGAACTAAAATCCTATCACGCCAGTATCGTCAAAAAAAATCGCCGTAAAAAGCTACTCATTTTCTTCTTCCAACTAGTAATTATTATTATCTTTTTTATAGCTTGGGAGCTTTTAAGTCATCGAAAAATAATTGATCCATTATTGTTTAGTTCACCTACTAAAATTTACGATTTACTCATCGCAAAATTGGGAGATGGATCCGTTTATCATGATGCTATGACTACAATCACTGAAACACTCGTTGGATTTATTTTAGGAACAATTATCGGGGTCATTCTAGCAATCATTCTTTGGTGGTATCCATTTGCCTCAAAGGTACTTGATCCATTTTTAGTAGTCTTTAATGCCATGCCAAAAGTCGCGCTTGGACCAATCATCATTGTAATTTTTGGCCCCTCATATTCGTCCATTATTGCCATGGGGATCATAATAAGTTTTGTCATAACAGCACTTGTTATTTATCAAGCCTTCTTACAGGTAGATGAAAATTATGTAAAAGTGATTAAAAGTTTTGGAGCTACAAAAACTCAAATCTTTAAAAATGTCATCTTTCCTGCTAGTATACCTACCGTCATATCAACATTAAAAGTAAATGTAGGATTAGCTTGGGTAGGAGTGATTGTCGGAGAGTTCTTAGTTTCAAAAAACGGACTTGGCTATTTAATCGTTTATGGCTTCCAAGTATTTAATTTCACTCTTGTTCTAATGAGTGTATTAATCATAAGTGTATGTGCTGCTTTGATGTATATTATTGTTGAATATATTGAGAGAAAAACAATAAAGAAATAA
- the menD gene encoding 2-succinyl-5-enolpyruvyl-6-hydroxy-3-cyclohexene-1-carboxylic-acid synthase, with protein sequence MKDNEALTKYIGALVDEISALNIKNVVISPGSRSTPISMLVNEHPKLKSYIAVDERGAAFFALGIAKSTKQPTVLICTSGTAAANYMPAISEAKESRIPLIVLTADRPHELRDIGAPQAMNQIGLYGSFVKKFIELALPEASEAMYEYARSSVNRLYRSCVTAPMGPVHMNIPLREPLVPNFAIDDVFSAGKRKNSAHTILTETLATISNETSNKFTKLFQSKRKGLLVCGPYVEEGALKKIKSLGNLLDYPVLCDPLSNGRTISSNEESNVIDTYDTFLRFEDIVDLLDSEVIVRFGAMPVSKTFSQYIQKQKDCELIVIDEGDLWRDPTLKATQMISCDDIQFCNAILESYQKTSSLEIEWLNKWKTINEKTKNGLQQAEQFDELFEGKIVQVLAKNLLEESTLFVSNSMPIRDVDTFLHNQSKKLKIACNRGVNGIDGTIATALGMAAAGESVTLLIGDLSFYHDLNSLVLSKLHHLPLRVILVNNDGGGIFSFLPQSKEEKHFEDLFGTPLGLEFEHATTLFSGVHTKIHNWFELEDELAKKNNGLHVIEIQTNRKENYDLHQKVWSMVKAEYEK encoded by the coding sequence ATGAAAGATAATGAAGCACTAACAAAGTATATTGGTGCTCTTGTAGATGAAATAAGTGCATTAAATATTAAAAACGTTGTAATAAGTCCTGGATCACGCTCTACGCCAATATCGATGTTAGTAAATGAACATCCAAAATTAAAGTCTTATATTGCAGTAGATGAAAGAGGGGCAGCATTTTTTGCATTAGGAATCGCTAAAAGTACGAAACAGCCTACAGTTTTAATCTGTACTTCTGGAACAGCTGCTGCTAATTATATGCCAGCCATTTCTGAAGCAAAGGAATCTAGAATTCCATTAATCGTACTGACAGCCGATCGACCACATGAGCTTAGAGATATAGGTGCACCACAAGCTATGAATCAAATTGGTTTATACGGTTCATTTGTAAAAAAATTCATTGAGCTAGCCTTACCAGAGGCTTCGGAAGCTATGTACGAATACGCGCGTTCTAGTGTTAATCGACTGTACCGTTCATGTGTGACTGCTCCAATGGGGCCTGTACATATGAATATACCACTTCGAGAACCTTTAGTTCCTAATTTTGCGATTGATGACGTATTCTCAGCAGGAAAGCGTAAAAATTCTGCTCACACAATCCTTACTGAAACTCTTGCGACAATTTCAAATGAAACAAGTAATAAGTTCACCAAGCTTTTTCAATCAAAAAGAAAAGGCTTATTAGTTTGCGGTCCTTATGTTGAAGAAGGAGCTTTAAAGAAAATTAAGTCTTTAGGGAATTTATTAGACTATCCAGTTCTATGTGATCCTCTTTCAAATGGAAGAACGATTAGTAGTAATGAAGAATCGAATGTAATTGATACATATGATACATTCCTTCGTTTTGAAGATATTGTTGATTTGCTTGATTCTGAAGTTATCGTACGATTCGGGGCAATGCCTGTATCTAAAACGTTTAGCCAATATATACAAAAGCAAAAAGATTGCGAGCTAATTGTAATTGATGAAGGAGACTTATGGAGAGATCCGACGTTGAAAGCAACTCAAATGATTTCTTGTGATGATATCCAGTTTTGTAATGCAATTTTGGAGTCTTATCAGAAAACAAGTAGTCTAGAAATAGAATGGTTGAATAAATGGAAAACAATTAATGAAAAAACAAAAAATGGACTACAACAAGCAGAACAGTTTGATGAGCTTTTTGAAGGGAAAATTGTTCAAGTTTTAGCAAAAAATTTACTCGAAGAAAGTACATTGTTTGTTTCAAACAGTATGCCTATTCGTGATGTGGATACGTTTTTACATAATCAATCTAAAAAGTTAAAAATTGCTTGTAATCGAGGGGTAAATGGAATAGATGGAACAATTGCAACTGCATTAGGGATGGCAGCAGCTGGAGAGAGTGTCACTTTATTAATTGGAGATTTATCTTTCTATCATGATTTAAATAGTCTAGTCCTTTCTAAACTACATCATTTACCTTTAAGAGTGATTCTTGTTAATAATGATGGGGGTGGAATCTTCTCATTTTTACCTCAATCAAAAGAAGAAAAACATTTCGAAGATTTATTCGGAACTCCTTTAGGATTGGAATTCGAGCATGCAACTACCCTTTTCAGTGGAGTTCATACAAAAATTCATAATTGGTTTGAACTTGAAGATGAATTAGCTAAAAAGAATAATGGATTACATGTTATTGAAATTCAGACAAATCGTAAAGAAAATTATGATCTTCATCAAAAAGTTTGGAGCATGGTAAAAGCAGAATACGAGAAATGA
- a CDS encoding ABC transporter ATP-binding protein has product MSYLTVNDISHVFLSKEKAIKILDGLTFEVEKGEFVSVLGPSGCGKSTLLSIISSLLTPYDGSVKFKGKPYDIKSGEIGYMLQHDYLFPWKTIKENVFLGLQILDKDTEENKNRTVELLNEVGLKDYENAYPRELSGGMRQRVALVRTLSTSPSIVLLDEPFSALDYQNKVKLEELVFNLFKKLNTTAILVTHDIEEAVAMCDRVITLTNAPTKISKIFSLPEELCIRSPFETRHQSLFSSYVSAIWKELEKRG; this is encoded by the coding sequence ATGAGTTATCTAACAGTTAATGATATTTCTCATGTATTTTTATCGAAAGAAAAGGCAATTAAAATATTGGATGGCTTAACGTTTGAAGTTGAAAAAGGAGAATTTGTATCTGTATTAGGTCCAAGTGGCTGTGGAAAAAGCACACTTTTATCAATCATTTCTTCATTGCTTACACCATATGACGGTTCAGTAAAGTTTAAAGGTAAGCCTTATGATATAAAATCGGGAGAAATTGGTTACATGCTTCAGCATGACTATTTATTCCCTTGGAAAACAATTAAAGAAAATGTTTTCCTAGGTCTTCAGATTCTAGATAAGGATACCGAAGAAAATAAAAATCGAACGGTAGAATTGCTAAATGAAGTTGGATTAAAGGATTATGAAAATGCGTACCCAAGAGAATTATCAGGTGGGATGAGACAACGCGTTGCATTAGTGAGAACTCTTTCTACAAGCCCTTCAATTGTATTATTAGATGAACCATTTTCCGCTCTAGACTATCAAAATAAAGTAAAGCTTGAAGAATTAGTTTTCAACTTATTTAAGAAGTTAAATACTACTGCTATCTTAGTAACTCACGATATTGAAGAAGCGGTAGCTATGTGTGATCGGGTTATTACATTAACAAATGCTCCTACAAAAATATCAAAAATTTTCAGTTTACCAGAAGAATTATGTATTCGCTCTCCTTTTGAAACACGACACCAATCACTCTTTTCTTCTTATGTTTCTGCGATTTGGAAGGAGTTGGAGAAACGTGGATAA
- the menB gene encoding 1,4-dihydroxy-2-naphthoyl-CoA synthase: protein MTIEWVQERKYEEILYSTYKGIAKISINRPHVHNAFTPLTVSEMIDAFAYARDDEKIGVIILTGEGGKAFCSGGDQSVRGHGGYVGQDRIPRLNVLDLQRLIRVIPKPVIAMVAGYAIGGGNVLNVVCDLTIAADNAKFGQTGPKVGSFDAGYGSGYLARIVGHKKAREIWYLCRQYNAQEALDMGLVNKVVPLEELEAETVKWAEEMLEKSPTALRFLKAAMNADTDGLAGLQQLAGDATLLYYTTEEAKEGRDAFKEKRTPDFDKFPRFP, encoded by the coding sequence ATGACTATTGAATGGGTACAAGAAAGAAAGTATGAAGAAATTTTATATTCTACATATAAGGGAATTGCTAAAATTTCAATCAATCGTCCACACGTACATAACGCATTTACACCATTAACAGTATCAGAAATGATTGATGCTTTTGCTTATGCAAGAGACGACGAAAAAATTGGTGTTATTATTTTAACAGGTGAAGGTGGAAAAGCATTCTGTTCTGGTGGTGACCAAAGTGTTCGCGGACACGGTGGTTATGTTGGACAAGACCGCATTCCTCGCCTGAATGTATTAGATTTACAACGCCTAATTCGTGTTATTCCAAAACCTGTAATTGCAATGGTAGCTGGTTATGCAATTGGTGGAGGTAACGTATTAAACGTAGTATGTGACTTAACAATCGCAGCTGATAACGCTAAATTTGGACAAACTGGTCCTAAGGTTGGTAGCTTTGATGCTGGTTATGGCTCAGGCTATTTAGCTCGTATTGTAGGGCACAAAAAAGCTCGTGAAATTTGGTACTTATGCCGTCAATATAATGCACAAGAAGCATTAGATATGGGCTTAGTTAATAAAGTAGTACCTTTAGAAGAATTAGAAGCTGAAACAGTTAAATGGGCTGAAGAAATGCTCGAAAAAAGTCCAACTGCACTACGCTTCTTAAAAGCAGCAATGAATGCAGATACAGACGGTTTAGCAGGACTTCAACAGCTAGCTGGAGATGCTACGCTTCTTTACTACACAACTGAGGAAGCAAAAGAAGGCCGAGATGCTTTTAAAGAAAAACGTACACCTGATTTCGATAAATTCCCACGTTTTCCTTGA
- the ytzI gene encoding YtzI protein, with protein sequence MTGVFIVSGIIIVVVFGAFVLTVNKGYGVQHKVDKLEDVKMKNNHDEK encoded by the coding sequence ATGACTGGAGTATTTATTGTTAGTGGAATAATTATCGTTGTTGTATTCGGTGCTTTCGTTCTTACTGTAAATAAAGGCTATGGTGTACAACATAAAGTCGATAAGCTAGAAGACGTAAAAATGAAAAATAACCATGATGAGAAATAA
- the menC gene encoding o-succinylbenzoate synthase: MLIRQIELCLIEQPLKVPFKTSYGTYEKRESIIVKILDVNGICGYGEVVAFSEPWYTEETIQTALHTLQDFFIPILLKKQFNHPSEVATQLNQFKGNQMAKSGLEGAYWDLYSKLNSITLAKALGGNKAEIPVGVVISIDEPIKMLKQISAYIKEGYERFKIKVSKENDYEIVSTIRNSYPTIPLMIDANSDYSIEDIPKLKKLDEFNLLMIEQPFGERQFIEHAILQKEISTPVCLDESICSLEDVQIAYELNACKIITVKPGRVGGLTKSIEIHDYCVEKNIPIWVGGMIETGISRIQNVALASLPGFTIPGDISASSRHWEHDLIIPEVALINGKVKVPVGLGLGVEVDEERIKSISKKIYKYTSQQK, encoded by the coding sequence ATGTTGATAAGGCAAATTGAATTATGTTTAATTGAACAGCCTCTAAAAGTACCTTTTAAAACAAGCTATGGTACATATGAAAAACGGGAAAGTATAATTGTTAAAATTTTAGATGTAAACGGAATATGCGGTTATGGAGAAGTCGTTGCTTTTTCAGAGCCTTGGTATACAGAGGAAACGATTCAAACAGCCCTTCATACTTTACAAGATTTCTTTATACCGATCTTATTAAAAAAGCAGTTTAATCATCCAAGTGAAGTTGCTACACAATTAAATCAATTTAAAGGCAATCAAATGGCTAAATCTGGGCTTGAAGGTGCATATTGGGATTTGTATAGTAAACTAAATTCAATCACTTTAGCAAAAGCTTTAGGGGGCAATAAGGCAGAGATACCAGTAGGGGTTGTAATTAGTATAGACGAGCCAATCAAAATGTTGAAACAAATTAGTGCATATATAAAAGAAGGCTATGAACGATTTAAAATTAAAGTTTCAAAGGAAAATGATTACGAAATTGTCTCAACTATAAGAAATAGCTATCCAACAATCCCTCTAATGATTGATGCCAATTCAGATTATTCGATTGAAGACATTCCGAAACTAAAAAAATTAGATGAATTTAATCTGTTAATGATTGAACAGCCCTTCGGCGAACGCCAATTCATCGAGCACGCTATCCTTCAAAAGGAAATTTCTACTCCAGTCTGCTTAGATGAAAGTATATGTTCCCTAGAAGATGTTCAAATTGCGTATGAATTAAACGCTTGCAAAATTATTACTGTAAAGCCTGGGAGAGTCGGGGGATTAACTAAATCAATTGAAATTCATGATTATTGTGTTGAAAAGAATATTCCAATTTGGGTCGGAGGCATGATTGAAACCGGGATTTCTAGAATTCAAAACGTTGCATTAGCATCTCTTCCTGGATTTACAATACCTGGAGATATTTCGGCCTCATCTAGACATTGGGAGCATGACCTCATTATTCCAGAGGTAGCTTTAATAAATGGAAAAGTTAAAGTACCAGTTGGCCTTGGTTTAGGGGTAGAAGTGGATGAAGAACGAATCAAAAGCATATCTAAAAAGATTTATAAATATACTTCTCAGCAGAAATAA
- the ytkD gene encoding RNA deprotection pyrophosphohydrolase, producing the protein MYIFKDFYHNTVELSFEKHPFSPDPKHVWVICKYNDQWLLTDHQRRGYEFPGGKVEEGESPEEAAKREVLEETGGNVSKINYLGQYRVTGKDKIIIKNIYFAEIGELLTQKHYFETNGPVLLDEFPPNIKKDRRFSFIMRDEVFSQSLSYLNTKNSSLL; encoded by the coding sequence ATGTACATATTTAAAGATTTTTACCATAATACAGTTGAATTATCGTTTGAGAAACATCCATTTTCACCCGATCCAAAACATGTTTGGGTTATTTGTAAATACAATGACCAATGGTTACTCACAGACCATCAAAGAAGAGGATACGAATTCCCAGGCGGAAAAGTCGAGGAAGGCGAATCACCTGAAGAAGCAGCTAAACGTGAAGTTTTAGAAGAAACAGGTGGAAATGTATCTAAAATTAATTATCTAGGTCAATACCGCGTTACAGGTAAGGATAAAATTATCATAAAAAATATTTATTTTGCCGAAATAGGAGAACTTTTGACACAAAAGCACTATTTTGAAACAAACGGCCCTGTACTGTTAGACGAATTTCCACCAAACATAAAAAAAGATCGCCGATTTAGTTTTATCATGCGTGACGAAGTATTTTCACAAAGTTTAAGTTACTTGAATACTAAAAATAGCTCACTTTTATAA
- a CDS encoding isochorismate synthase, with translation MLRTGQLESIAFFEHSLQKAKACSKRFICKVEKIMNIHPLSVYHFYQELGFTERFYWSNQENSLILTGIGTLVPFHHSTEEQYSAIEKEWKRFGEQVYIEQENCFGTGPIALGGFSFFDTYKNDQDWKNFGTSHFYVPKLMVTVTNEGTFITSNYEINEQTKVEDLLLQYKEYDDFLEKFGMKQPSFTQSECINKDEFEPNEWIQSVKEAINQMKNEELEKVVLNRTLNATFSAEVNSTKVIYELEATRNVNYVISYQLKDTVFISATPERLISKKNNTVSSMCLAGSAAKGITKEENTEAANWLFNSKKNNGEHAFVVNYIREILQQYCNELSIPSTPRIMATKSLLHLFTPVEGKLYNHVSLFELIQALHPTPALGGFPKEEACKLIRKLEPVDRGWYGAPIGWIDLNGNGDFAVGIRSALIKEDKAKLYAGCGVVQDSKPEEEFFETGVKFLPMLNALGGLRNER, from the coding sequence TCAACTGGAATCGATTGCCTTCTTTGAGCATTCTCTTCAAAAGGCAAAAGCTTGTTCAAAACGCTTCATTTGTAAAGTGGAAAAAATAATGAATATCCATCCCCTAAGTGTTTACCATTTTTATCAAGAATTGGGTTTTACTGAACGCTTTTATTGGTCAAACCAAGAAAACTCGTTAATTCTCACAGGAATTGGTACTTTAGTTCCTTTTCATCATAGTACAGAAGAACAGTATTCTGCAATAGAAAAAGAATGGAAACGCTTTGGAGAGCAAGTGTATATCGAGCAAGAAAATTGCTTTGGTACAGGACCGATAGCTCTTGGGGGTTTCTCTTTTTTTGATACCTATAAAAATGATCAAGATTGGAAGAATTTTGGTACCTCTCATTTCTATGTACCTAAATTAATGGTGACGGTTACAAACGAAGGGACATTCATCACCTCTAATTATGAAATTAATGAACAAACAAAAGTTGAGGATTTATTGCTTCAATATAAAGAATATGATGACTTTTTAGAAAAGTTTGGAATGAAGCAACCAAGCTTTACACAATCAGAATGTATTAACAAAGATGAATTTGAACCAAATGAATGGATTCAAAGCGTAAAAGAAGCAATTAATCAAATGAAAAACGAAGAATTAGAAAAAGTTGTATTAAATCGGACTTTAAATGCAACATTTTCTGCAGAAGTAAATTCAACAAAAGTAATTTATGAATTAGAAGCAACAAGAAATGTTAATTATGTTATTTCTTATCAATTAAAAGATACTGTATTTATAAGTGCTACACCTGAGCGATTAATTTCTAAGAAAAATAATACAGTTTCTTCGATGTGTCTTGCCGGATCTGCCGCAAAAGGAATAACTAAGGAAGAAAACACAGAAGCCGCCAATTGGTTATTTAATAGTAAAAAAAACAATGGTGAACATGCTTTTGTTGTAAACTATATACGAGAAATTCTACAACAATATTGTAATGAATTATCAATACCTTCAACACCAAGAATAATGGCGACTAAAAGCTTATTGCATTTATTCACGCCAGTTGAAGGGAAATTATATAATCATGTTTCTTTATTTGAATTAATTCAAGCATTACATCCAACTCCAGCACTTGGAGGTTTTCCTAAGGAAGAAGCATGTAAATTAATTCGTAAACTTGAACCTGTGGACCGGGGATGGTATGGTGCACCGATAGGGTGGATTGATTTAAACGGAAATGGTGATTTTGCTGTAGGCATCCGTAGCGCTTTAATTAAAGAAGATAAAGCAAAATTATATGCCGGTTGTGGTGTTGTACAAGATTCAAAACCAGAGGAAGAATTTTTTGAAACTGGTGTAAAGTTTCTGCCAATGCTAAATGCATTAGGAGGGTTACGAAATGAAAGATAA
- a CDS encoding o-succinylbenzoate--CoA ligase, with protein MNQIPNFLLERVRLTPNRIAIATDGEEITFKDLHDRVLNLAYKFHHFGINDGSHVSVLMNNSVQFIEVVYALHYIGATSILLNIRLSDDEIGYQLENSDSEFLIVVKSNTVKIPENIKLLNINEIENSEAKEFPIKSNFDGDKIATMMYTSGTTGFPKAVLQTYFNHWSSAIASVLNLGLDHKDVWLVCLPMFHVGGLSTVYKSAIYGMKIVLTNKADAHTIKDCVIKHNVTILSVVTKVLNDLLTIVEDTNDLNRIRVALLGGGPAPLPLLQKARALNVPVYQTYGMTETCSQIATLSPEYMLSKIGSAGKALFGCTLEIRDDQRTCLPKEVGEIVVKGPNVSKGYYKLTKLTDSSEYLYTGDLGYVDEDGFLFVVDRRSDLIISGGENIYPAEIESVLLSHPDIIEAGVTGKEDPNWGKVPVGFVVSKSSNPLSQEELIEYCRDKIAGYKIPKEIFFVDNLPRNATNKLVRRELLKLL; from the coding sequence ATGAATCAAATTCCGAATTTTTTGCTTGAGAGAGTCAGATTAACTCCTAATCGAATAGCAATTGCAACAGACGGGGAAGAAATTACTTTTAAGGATTTACATGATCGTGTTCTAAATCTTGCCTATAAATTTCACCATTTTGGCATAAATGACGGATCTCACGTTTCGGTTTTAATGAATAATTCTGTTCAATTTATAGAAGTTGTTTATGCACTTCATTATATCGGAGCAACATCAATTTTACTGAATATAAGATTAAGTGATGACGAAATAGGATATCAATTAGAAAATAGTGATTCTGAATTTTTAATCGTAGTGAAATCAAATACGGTGAAGATACCTGAAAATATAAAACTGTTAAATATAAATGAGATAGAGAACAGTGAAGCAAAGGAATTTCCGATTAAGTCTAATTTTGATGGTGATAAAATCGCAACTATGATGTACACATCTGGTACAACTGGTTTCCCAAAAGCAGTTTTACAAACTTATTTTAATCATTGGAGCAGTGCAATTGCTTCAGTACTAAATTTAGGTTTAGATCATAAAGATGTATGGCTAGTCTGTTTGCCAATGTTCCATGTGGGTGGTTTGTCTACTGTATATAAAAGTGCGATTTATGGCATGAAAATTGTGTTAACGAATAAAGCTGATGCACATACCATTAAGGACTGTGTCATAAAGCATAATGTAACAATTCTATCTGTTGTAACAAAAGTATTAAATGACCTATTAACCATTGTTGAAGATACAAATGACTTAAACCGTATAAGAGTAGCTTTACTTGGTGGAGGACCCGCTCCGTTACCTCTTTTACAAAAGGCAAGAGCATTAAATGTGCCAGTCTATCAAACATACGGAATGACTGAAACTTGTTCACAAATCGCAACGCTTTCTCCTGAATACATGCTTTCTAAAATTGGTTCGGCAGGTAAAGCTTTATTTGGATGTACGCTAGAAATAAGAGACGATCAACGAACTTGTTTACCAAAAGAAGTAGGAGAAATTGTAGTTAAGGGGCCGAACGTGAGTAAAGGTTATTATAAGCTTACAAAGTTAACTGATTCATCTGAGTATCTTTATACGGGAGATTTGGGTTATGTAGATGAGGATGGTTTTTTATTTGTCGTTGACCGTCGAAGTGATTTAATTATTTCCGGTGGAGAGAATATATATCCGGCAGAGATTGAATCAGTCTTATTATCGCATCCAGATATCATTGAAGCTGGTGTAACAGGCAAAGAAGACCCAAATTGGGGAAAAGTACCTGTCGGATTTGTTGTTAGTAAATCCTCTAATCCTTTGTCTCAAGAAGAACTAATCGAGTATTGTCGAGATAAAATCGCAGGGTATAAAATTCCAAAGGAAATATTTTTTGTAGACAATCTACCAAGAAATGCAACAAATAAGCTAGTTAGAAGAGAACTACTTAAGCTTCTATAA
- the menH gene encoding 2-succinyl-6-hydroxy-2,4-cyclohexadiene-1-carboxylate synthase has translation MEIKINEVTYSYIESGQGQTILLLHGFTGSKETWGSLISKLERYYHVIAIDLLGHGKTDCPINDERYRMEFAAKDLHDFLEQKQIVSVHLLGYSMGGRLALYFALAYPTKIKSLILESCTAGLKTENERLARIEQDNHLSSMILNEGIEVFVNYWENIPLFSTQKNLTSESQQKIKQGRLNQSPIGLSNSLKGMGTGIQPSLWSELNQFKKPSLLVCGEYDEKFCLIMGKMNEKLEKSEIIKIPHAGHAIHVEHSEKFATIVIGFLLKIEKEEIS, from the coding sequence ATGGAAATAAAAATAAATGAGGTCACATATTCATACATTGAATCTGGCCAAGGGCAAACTATACTATTATTGCATGGTTTCACAGGTTCAAAGGAGACATGGGGAAGTTTAATAAGTAAACTAGAACGATATTATCATGTAATCGCAATTGATTTATTAGGACATGGAAAGACAGATTGTCCAATTAATGATGAGCGGTACAGAATGGAATTTGCTGCTAAAGATTTACATGATTTTTTAGAACAAAAGCAAATTGTTTCTGTGCATCTTTTAGGCTATTCGATGGGAGGTAGACTAGCCCTCTATTTCGCTTTAGCCTATCCAACAAAGATTAAATCGCTTATTTTAGAAAGCTGCACGGCTGGTCTTAAAACTGAAAATGAAAGATTAGCTCGAATCGAACAAGACAATCATTTATCTTCTATGATCCTAAATGAAGGCATTGAAGTATTTGTTAATTATTGGGAAAACATTCCGTTATTTTCAACTCAAAAGAATTTGACATCAGAATCACAACAAAAGATTAAACAAGGAAGATTAAATCAGTCACCAATTGGCTTAAGTAATAGTCTAAAAGGGATGGGCACGGGCATTCAACCATCTCTATGGAGTGAATTGAATCAATTTAAAAAACCTTCTTTATTAGTTTGTGGAGAATATGATGAAAAGTTTTGCCTAATAATGGGGAAAATGAACGAGAAGCTAGAAAAAAGTGAAATTATTAAAATTCCACATGCAGGCCATGCAATTCATGTGGAACATTCGGAAAAATTTGCTACAATAGTAATTGGGTTTTTATTGAAAATTGAAAAGGAGGAAATTTCATGA